One genomic window of Bacteroidota bacterium includes the following:
- a CDS encoding molybdenum cofactor biosysynthesis protein, translated as MITYPVVIHHLFTSAGHAYFGNSTSEPGPHAMTSHPSVFLEVGKGIPGDRFYNRKPDYSGQVTLFSMEVYHELLVHLKLTDRSPEFFRRNVLISGVPLNELIGLEFEINGIRLSGSGHCTPCRWMDDGFAPGAWTFLKGRGGLRCRILSSGYLSTGPANLISPVHLNLNQVTDPIEGPSLP; from the coding sequence ATGATCACGTATCCTGTCGTTATTCACCACCTTTTTACTTCTGCCGGCCATGCCTACTTCGGGAATTCCACTTCCGAGCCGGGTCCCCATGCCATGACTTCGCATCCGTCGGTTTTTCTCGAAGTAGGAAAAGGGATTCCGGGAGACCGGTTTTATAACCGGAAACCCGACTATTCAGGCCAGGTGACCCTGTTTTCCATGGAAGTCTATCATGAATTGCTGGTTCACCTGAAGTTGACGGATAGGTCCCCTGAATTTTTCCGTCGGAATGTGTTAATCAGCGGAGTGCCGCTCAATGAGCTGATTGGTCTGGAGTTTGAAATAAATGGTATCCGGTTGTCCGGGTCCGGCCATTGCACCCCCTGCCGGTGGATGGATGATGGGTTTGCCCCGGGAGCGTGGACTTTTCTGAAAGGCCGGGGCGGACTTCGTTGCAGGATTCTTTCATCTGGTTATCTATCCACAGGCCCGGCCAATCTGATCAGTCCGGTTCACCTCAATCTGAACCAGGTGACCGATCCCATTGAAGGTCCTTCTTTGCCGTAA